In Glycine max cultivar Williams 82 chromosome 7, Glycine_max_v4.0, whole genome shotgun sequence, a single window of DNA contains:
- the LOC100794665 gene encoding GRF1-interacting factor 3, whose protein sequence is MQQTPPMIPMMPSFPPTNITTEQIQKYLDENKKLILAILDNQNLGKLAECAQYQAQLQKNLMYLAAIADAQPQTPAMPPQMAPHPAMQPGFYMQHPQAAAAAMAQQQQGMFPQKMPLQFGNPHQMQEQQQQLHQQAIQGQMGLRPGDINNGMHPMHSEAALGGGNSGGPPSATGPNDARGGSKQDASEAGTAGGDGQGSSAAAHNSGDGEEAK, encoded by the exons ATGCAGCAGACACCGCCAATGATTCCTATGATGCCTTCTTTCCCACCTACGAACATAACCACCGAGCAGATTCAAAAA TACCTTGATGAGAACAAGAAGCTGATTCTGGCAATATTGGACAATCAAAATCTTGGAAAACTTGCAGAATGTGCCCA GTACCAAGCTCAGCTTCAAAAGAATTTGATGTATTTAGCTGCAATTGCTGATGCCCAGCCTCAAACCCCGGCCATGCCTCCGCAG ATGGCACCGCACCCTGCCATGCAACCAGGATTCTATATGCAACATCCTCAGGCTGCTGCAGCAGCAATGGCTCAGCAGCAGCAAGGAATGTTCCCCCAGAAAATGCCATTGCAATTTGGCAATCCACATCAAATGCAGGAACAACAACAGCAGCTACACCAGCAGGCCATCCAAGGTCAAATGGGACTTAGACCTGGAGATATAAATAATGGCATGCATCCAATGCACAGTGAGGCTGCTCTTGGAGGTGGAAACAGCGGTGGTCCACCTTCGGCTACTGGTCCAAACGATGCACGTGGTGGAAGCAAGCAAGATGCCTCTGAGGCTGGAACAGCTGGTGGAGACGGCCAAGGCAGCTCCGCGGCTGCTCATAACAGTGGAGATGGTGAAGAGGCAAAGTGA
- the LOC100795196 gene encoding uncharacterized protein, whose amino-acid sequence MKTEHHRRPSPSLTPILVKRAKPAAYFILLLLTYTLGYLSHHPSSTSLPLSPSSSPSPSSLEPIIRFSINTTEVNPFRVTTRCADPIPPESVRRTLVDRLFNGTSPFENFPPPHAAAKLRRTTKVKGWGSTGKVFENLIRRVRPRTVVEVGTFLGASAIHMAELTRRLGLETQILCVDDFRGWAGFRDRFSKIPMQNGDVWLFYQFLQNVVTFNQTGSVMPVPFSSGSTLMLFCEWGVFADLIEIDAGHDFLSAWADINRGFRILQPGGVIFGHDYFTAADNRGVRRAVDLFAKVNNLKVNVDGQHWVIYSS is encoded by the coding sequence ATGAAAACAGAGCATCATAGAAGACCTTCACCTTCGTTAACACCTATACTCGTCAAAAGAGCAAAACCCGCCGCGTATTTTATTCTCCTTTTGCTAACGTACACCTTAGGTTACTTATCCCACCACCCTTCTTCCACTTCATTACCACTCTCACCATCATCGTCGCCATCGCCATCGTCGTTAGAACCTATTATTCGGTTCTCAATTAACACCACCGAGGTGAACCCGTTCCGAGTCACAACTCGCTGCGCCGATCCAATTCCGCCGGAGTCCGTTCGCCGGACGCTCGTTGACCGCCTCTTCAACGGCACCTCGCCGTTTGAAAACTTTCCGCCGCCGCATGCGGCGGCAAAGCTCCGGCGAACGACTAAAGTCAAGGGATGGGGCTCCACCGGCAAGGTTTTCGAGAATCTCATCCGCCGGGTGCGGCCGCGAACCGTCGTGGAAGTTGGCACGTTCCTCGGCGCGTCGGCGATACACATGGCCGAGTTGACTCGGCGACTCGGCCTCGAAACTCAGATCCTCTGCGTCGACGACTTTCGAGGCTGGGCCGGGTTCAGGGACCGGTTCAGTAAAATACCGATGCAAAACGGTGACGTTTGGCTCTTTTACCAGTTCCTTCAGAATGTGGTTACTTTTAACCAGACCGGGTCGGTAATGCCCGTTCCATTTTCGAGCGGGTCGACCCTGATGTTGTTTTGCGAGTGGGGGGTGTTTGCGGATTTGATTGAGATCGATGCTGGCCACGATTTTTTATCGGCCTGGGCCGATATTAATCGTGGATTTCGGATCCTCCAACCCGGTGGGGTTATATTCGGGCACGATTATTTCACCGCAGCGGATAATAGAGGTGTTCGGAGAGCCGTTGATTTGTTTGCCAAAGTCAACAATCTTAAGGTAAATGTTGATGGTCAACATTGGGTTATTTATTCTTCCTAA